In a genomic window of Pontibacter liquoris:
- a CDS encoding extracellular catalytic domain type 1 short-chain-length polyhydroxyalkanoate depolymerase — translation MLKLFITAVLLTIAITVSAQITSFQFEGVKRKYLLYLPASYHSNTKQSYPLVFNFHGGGMTVAEQMLYTRMNEAADKHNFIVVYPSGIKQDWNVGFEMAYQKGTNDIGFVKAILDSLKKDYRIDEKAVFATGLSRGGFFCHRLAAEMPDAFAAIASIGGPLPDSVKYFHQSDKKVSVMQVHGTADEVVKYDGKTEAYASAPTTYDYWVTRNGLAGQKENKKVLNADKKDDTSVTMQEVTDKSVTVSLVTVENGGHTWPGGVSYNIGYPLGNTTRDIDINEIMWRFFSKNRKH, via the coding sequence ATGCTAAAACTTTTCATTACAGCCGTATTACTCACTATCGCCATCACCGTCTCTGCCCAGATAACATCGTTCCAGTTTGAGGGAGTGAAGAGAAAGTACTTGTTATACCTTCCTGCTTCTTATCATTCCAACACAAAGCAATCCTACCCCCTGGTATTTAACTTTCATGGCGGGGGCATGACCGTGGCAGAACAAATGCTCTATACCCGAATGAATGAGGCCGCCGATAAACACAATTTTATTGTGGTATACCCCTCCGGCATAAAGCAGGATTGGAACGTTGGCTTTGAGATGGCCTATCAAAAGGGCACCAACGATATTGGCTTTGTTAAAGCCATACTTGACAGCCTGAAAAAAGACTACCGCATAGATGAAAAGGCTGTTTTTGCGACAGGACTATCACGGGGCGGGTTCTTCTGCCATCGCTTGGCAGCTGAAATGCCGGATGCTTTTGCCGCCATTGCTTCCATTGGTGGTCCACTGCCCGATTCAGTAAAATACTTTCATCAATCGGATAAAAAAGTGAGCGTGATGCAGGTGCACGGCACAGCCGACGAGGTTGTAAAGTATGACGGGAAAACTGAAGCTTATGCGTCTGCTCCTACTACGTATGACTACTGGGTAACACGTAACGGATTAGCCGGCCAGAAAGAAAACAAGAAGGTTTTGAATGCTGATAAAAAGGATGACACCTCGGTGACGATGCAGGAAGTAACGGATAAAAGCGTGACGGTTTCGCTTGTTACCGTCGAAAACGGTGGCCATACCTGGCCGGGAGGTGTTTCCTATAACATTGGCTACCCTTTGGGGAATACCACAAGGGATATTGACATCAATGAAATCATGTGGCGTTTCTTCAGCAAGAACAGAAAGCACTGA
- a CDS encoding AraC family transcriptional regulator, translating into MKQKDNFPVLGIEEFQPGLQQNNALQFHLIQGKQHIGKPHKHDFFMLLLFEKGSGTHTIDFKQYQVGNHQLHLLFPGQVHSWTLGENTLAYQLMIDRPVFDLFSSSLELTFVLYQWQPVLDLSPETFSKLQYEFQAIQAELSITPIHWDIVSLRNRLIAQLVSREAGNRHDYLKVFRAVPALMRYHQLVDEYFKVQKTVAFYADQLHISANYLNILCKRHLQVPALFLIHNRIILEAKRLLHASEMPVKEIAFDLGFSDLAHFSNFFKSKTGVSPRSFREQL; encoded by the coding sequence ATGAAGCAAAAAGATAATTTTCCGGTGCTCGGCATAGAGGAGTTTCAGCCTGGCCTGCAGCAAAATAATGCACTGCAGTTTCATCTGATACAAGGAAAGCAGCACATTGGAAAGCCGCACAAGCATGACTTTTTCATGCTGCTTCTGTTTGAGAAAGGGAGCGGAACGCATACCATAGATTTTAAGCAGTATCAGGTAGGGAATCATCAATTGCACCTGCTATTTCCGGGCCAGGTGCACAGCTGGACTTTAGGAGAAAACACGTTGGCCTATCAGCTCATGATCGACCGTCCCGTTTTCGATTTGTTCTCGTCTTCACTGGAGCTTACGTTTGTGCTGTACCAGTGGCAACCGGTCCTTGACCTTTCTCCCGAAACTTTCTCCAAGCTACAGTATGAGTTTCAGGCGATACAGGCAGAACTGAGTATAACGCCCATACACTGGGACATTGTCAGCCTGAGAAACCGATTGATCGCCCAACTGGTGAGCCGGGAGGCCGGAAACAGGCACGATTACCTGAAAGTATTCCGCGCTGTGCCGGCGCTTATGCGCTATCATCAGCTGGTAGATGAATATTTTAAAGTGCAGAAAACCGTAGCCTTCTATGCCGACCAGCTGCACATCTCGGCTAACTACCTGAATATACTTTGCAAAAGGCATCTCCAGGTGCCTGCCCTATTTCTGATACATAACCGCATCATTCTGGAAGCCAAACGATTGCTCCATGCATCAGAGATGCCCGTCAAAGAAATTGCTTTTGATCTTGGCTTCAGCGACCTGGCCCATTTTTCCAACTTTTTCAAGAGCAAAACAGGAGTTTCACCGCGGTCCTTCCGGGAACAGTTATAA
- a CDS encoding ABC transporter ATP-binding protein translates to MENHQESLSIRNVSKTYTNGVQALHSISLDIPAGMYGLLGPNGAGKSTLMRILATLQEPDEGQIFLGKLNVLHQKDEVRQTLGYLPQEFGVYPKSSAEELLDYFAVLKGITNRAVRKETTETLLRQTNLWDKRKQKLGGFSGGMKQRFGVAVALLGNPKLLIVDEPTAGLDPAERVRFLNLLSELGENSVVILSTHIVEDVSELCTNMAIINKGQILLEAQPLEAVNALKGRVWRKLVPKDALLAMEQEHQVISAKLLSGRLMVRVYTQDSPGSSFDQVEPDLEDVYFSTMAGYCGKIKQQQRVEEVQP, encoded by the coding sequence ATGGAAAATCACCAGGAAAGCCTTTCCATCCGCAATGTGTCCAAAACATACACCAATGGGGTGCAGGCATTGCATAGTATTTCGCTGGACATCCCCGCGGGTATGTACGGATTGCTGGGGCCTAACGGCGCTGGCAAGTCTACTCTGATGCGAATACTGGCTACGCTGCAGGAGCCGGATGAAGGTCAGATATTTTTGGGTAAGTTAAATGTGCTGCACCAGAAGGATGAAGTACGCCAGACACTAGGCTACCTTCCGCAGGAGTTCGGGGTCTACCCAAAGTCGAGTGCAGAAGAGTTGCTGGACTACTTTGCCGTACTCAAAGGCATTACCAACCGGGCTGTTCGCAAAGAAACCACAGAAACCCTGCTCCGGCAAACGAACCTATGGGACAAACGCAAACAGAAGCTGGGCGGCTTTTCGGGTGGCATGAAGCAGCGGTTCGGGGTAGCAGTGGCCTTGCTGGGCAACCCGAAGCTGCTGATCGTGGATGAACCAACGGCTGGGCTGGATCCGGCCGAGCGTGTCCGTTTTCTGAATCTTTTAAGCGAATTAGGGGAAAACAGCGTCGTGATTTTATCCACGCACATTGTAGAAGATGTTTCAGAATTGTGTACCAACATGGCCATCATCAACAAAGGGCAGATACTTTTGGAAGCGCAGCCGCTGGAGGCCGTAAACGCCCTCAAAGGCCGTGTCTGGCGCAAATTGGTCCCCAAAGATGCACTGCTAGCCATGGAACAGGAGCACCAGGTCATTTCTGCCAAGCTCCTGAGCGGACGCTTGATGGTGCGTGTTTATACCCAGGATAGCCCAGGCAGTAGTTTTGACCAGGTGGAGCCGGACCTGGAGGATGTCTATTTCAGTACGATGGCGGGCTACTGTGGCAAAATAAAACAACAGCAACGTGTGGAGGAGGTACAGCCATGA
- a CDS encoding ankyrin repeat domain-containing protein has product MNTLLLILSFLLLNSCQTETAMHTPATHNSLVEAVNNNRIDAVAAALKNGADVNATDSQKRSLLLLATHHNNLEMAQLLVKHSADVNQQDEIKDSPFLYAGAAGYTDLVKLYLENGARFDVFNRYNGSALIPACERGHLEVVKLLANTKGFPIDHVNRLGWTALMEAVVLGNGTKTYVEVVQTLVDAGCDINIPDKDGVTALQHARKMGFTAIARVLEEAR; this is encoded by the coding sequence ATGAACACCTTGCTTCTAATACTTTCATTTTTACTGCTCAATTCCTGCCAAACAGAAACTGCTATGCATACTCCTGCCACACACAACTCCCTGGTGGAGGCCGTTAATAATAACAGGATAGATGCGGTAGCAGCTGCCCTGAAAAATGGAGCAGACGTGAACGCAACCGATTCACAGAAAAGGTCGCTACTCCTCCTGGCCACGCACCACAACAACCTGGAAATGGCACAGCTGCTTGTTAAGCACAGCGCTGATGTAAACCAACAGGACGAGATTAAAGATAGCCCTTTTTTATATGCCGGCGCAGCAGGCTATACGGATCTTGTGAAACTATACCTGGAGAACGGTGCCCGGTTTGATGTCTTTAACCGCTATAACGGCAGCGCCCTGATTCCGGCATGCGAGAGAGGGCATCTGGAGGTAGTAAAACTACTGGCTAACACCAAAGGCTTTCCTATTGACCACGTAAACCGCTTGGGTTGGACTGCGCTGATGGAGGCCGTTGTATTGGGAAATGGTACCAAAACCTATGTAGAGGTAGTACAAACGCTGGTGGATGCCGGCTGCGACATCAACATTCCGGATAAGGATGGGGTAACAGCATTGCAGCATGCCCGCAAAATGGGATTCACTGCTATTGCCAGGGTGCTGGAAGAAGCACGTTAA
- a CDS encoding helix-turn-helix domain-containing protein, which yields MGGADVAVQWLRLLWCALAALWIVYVLNLLEDNIPYILGPILYSVIAYGVSLLAIKRGYINALDAAKYKTTPLSETEINQIYEEVKKLLTEEQLHKNPDLTLSTFSKALKVSPQKISMAINSRSESNFNGFVNQYRIRHAQALLEDPASSELTIAAIAYEVGFNSLTSFNTAFKKQLQKTPSAYRKEITPA from the coding sequence TTGGGAGGAGCTGATGTTGCCGTTCAGTGGTTGCGGCTTCTCTGGTGTGCGTTGGCAGCCCTCTGGATTGTGTATGTGCTCAACTTGCTGGAGGATAATATTCCCTACATTCTGGGTCCTATACTCTATTCTGTAATTGCTTATGGGGTCAGCCTGCTTGCCATTAAAAGAGGATATATCAATGCACTCGATGCTGCAAAGTATAAAACCACTCCACTTTCCGAAACTGAAATAAACCAGATTTACGAGGAGGTGAAAAAACTCTTAACAGAGGAGCAGCTGCACAAAAATCCGGATCTGACGCTAAGTACCTTCAGCAAAGCGTTAAAAGTAAGTCCTCAGAAAATCTCCATGGCAATCAATAGCCGGTCAGAATCGAATTTCAATGGTTTTGTGAATCAATACCGCATCAGGCATGCGCAGGCCTTATTGGAAGATCCTGCATCCAGCGAACTGACGATTGCGGCTATTGCGTACGAGGTCGGGTTTAACAGCCTGACCAGCTTTAATACTGCTTTCAAAAAACAACTGCAGAAAACTCCCTCGGCCTATCGTAAGGAAATTACACCAGCATAG
- a CDS encoding amidohydrolase family protein has product MTADKILTFKNVRLETGFEYEEGEVVATKTGLFTLVISDGKIKAVLPNNPTADALDAQGLLLLPSFKDMHIHLDKTFYGGPWQARRKKNRTVQDMIAYEQEVLPKMLQTSTERAEKLIELLQSHGANFARSHVNIEPTSRLDSLKNLQQALDTKKDSFEAELVTFPQHGILRSKSEQLMKEAAAMGIDYIGGLDPGAIDGDMKKSMDFVVQLALDHKKGIDIHLHEGGDSGLKTVEYLIDRVNENPVLKGKTFISHSFVLARLEKQKLEEVADNLAGARIGIISTIPFGNLIMPIPTLYKYGVDVRTGNDSIIDHWNTFGTGSILQKATLMAQLYGYSTEFELSRCLKLATHNILPLDDKGNRQWPQAGDKADLILVDASCSAEAVSRVSPVRALIHKGNIVYQTTTV; this is encoded by the coding sequence ATGACTGCCGACAAGATACTTACATTTAAAAATGTACGACTTGAAACCGGGTTTGAGTATGAGGAAGGTGAAGTTGTTGCTACCAAAACAGGATTGTTCACCCTGGTGATCAGCGATGGTAAGATAAAAGCTGTTTTGCCCAATAACCCAACTGCTGACGCCCTGGATGCCCAGGGGCTTCTGCTGCTGCCTTCCTTCAAAGACATGCACATTCACCTGGACAAGACCTTTTACGGCGGCCCGTGGCAGGCGCGGCGTAAGAAGAACAGAACGGTGCAGGATATGATCGCCTATGAGCAAGAGGTGCTACCGAAAATGCTGCAAACATCAACTGAGCGGGCAGAAAAACTGATCGAGCTGTTGCAATCGCATGGGGCAAACTTTGCCAGAAGCCACGTCAACATCGAACCTACTTCCAGACTCGACTCCCTTAAAAACCTACAGCAGGCCCTTGATACTAAAAAGGATAGCTTTGAAGCTGAGTTGGTCACCTTTCCGCAGCATGGCATCCTGCGTTCAAAATCTGAGCAACTGATGAAAGAAGCCGCTGCCATGGGCATTGATTATATAGGTGGCCTGGACCCGGGCGCAATCGACGGCGATATGAAGAAAAGTATGGATTTTGTGGTGCAGCTGGCATTGGATCACAAAAAAGGCATCGACATACACCTGCACGAAGGCGGAGACTCCGGTCTGAAAACGGTGGAATACCTCATTGATCGTGTAAATGAGAACCCTGTATTGAAAGGTAAAACCTTCATTAGCCACAGTTTTGTACTTGCCAGGCTTGAAAAGCAAAAGCTGGAAGAAGTGGCTGATAATCTAGCCGGCGCCAGAATAGGTATCATTTCCACCATCCCTTTCGGAAATCTGATCATGCCTATCCCGACGCTTTACAAGTATGGCGTAGACGTGCGCACCGGCAACGACTCTATCATTGACCACTGGAACACTTTTGGTACGGGCAGCATTCTGCAAAAAGCAACTCTGATGGCGCAGCTATATGGTTACTCTACCGAATTTGAGCTTTCCAGATGCCTGAAACTGGCTACCCACAATATCCTGCCACTCGATGACAAAGGAAACAGGCAATGGCCGCAGGCAGGGGACAAAGCCGACCTGATACTGGTAGACGCCAGTTGCTCGGCAGAAGCCGTTTCGCGTGTATCTCCCGTGAGAGCATTGATTCATAAAGGAAATATCGTGTACCAAACGACTACCGTATGA
- a CDS encoding LytR/AlgR family response regulator transcription factor, with the protein MKEKLTCYIIDDEHLAQEILEEYVSKVPFLELKGTFISPLEAAAQLEEDKPDLLFLDINMPDLDGLSFIPMLNPKPMVILTTAYDQYALKAFDLEVKDYLVKPFSFERFYKGVLRLYQEQGNRQQPEKKDHVAGLKQEPDYIFLKVGHRIQKITTRDILFVEGMKDYLRIHTAKEKIMTLLSFAKLEELLPAGDFARVHRSFLVAIDKIEHIEKNRIQIANHVIPISDSYTDSFYKKLRGSI; encoded by the coding sequence ATGAAAGAGAAGCTGACCTGCTATATAATTGATGACGAGCACCTGGCTCAGGAGATTCTGGAAGAGTATGTATCGAAAGTACCTTTTCTGGAACTGAAAGGTACTTTTATAAGCCCCCTGGAGGCAGCTGCGCAATTAGAGGAAGATAAACCCGACCTACTTTTTCTGGATATCAACATGCCGGACCTGGACGGACTCAGCTTTATACCGATGCTGAACCCGAAGCCAATGGTTATACTCACAACAGCTTATGATCAATATGCGCTGAAAGCCTTTGATCTGGAAGTGAAAGATTACCTGGTAAAGCCTTTTTCTTTCGAGCGTTTCTATAAAGGCGTGCTGCGCCTCTACCAGGAACAAGGTAACCGGCAGCAACCGGAAAAGAAAGATCATGTTGCCGGGCTGAAGCAGGAGCCGGACTATATTTTTTTAAAAGTGGGCCATCGTATTCAAAAGATTACCACCCGCGATATACTTTTTGTAGAAGGCATGAAAGACTACCTGAGAATCCACACGGCCAAAGAAAAGATAATGACCCTGCTGAGTTTTGCTAAGCTGGAAGAACTGCTGCCGGCCGGAGATTTTGCCCGCGTTCACCGGTCCTTTCTGGTTGCTATCGATAAGATAGAGCATATCGAAAAGAACAGGATTCAAATAGCCAATCATGTCATCCCAATCAGTGATTCGTACACCGATAGTTTCTATAAGAAACTGAGAGGATCAATTTAG
- a CDS encoding ABC transporter permease/M1 family aminopeptidase produces MKFRKIFQLEFTYQVRRATTWLYFAVMLVFAYMWVIGNYIHDARDGYFLLNAPIVIAAVTVLCSLFWLPVGASVAGDAAARDVQTRMHSLTYTAPAGKANYLGGRFLAAFALNTCIMLGVPVGILLGMHFSGVEAEILGPFRTAAYLTVFFYILIPNAFYATAIQFSLAALSRRAMVSYLGGALLFAAAFLFGQFLQNAGEWGNLIDPVNFTPVMSLLSNEWTPLEKSTRLFQPEGSLLWNRFLWFGISLGMLALTYFRFQFHTPETGKKRKKTDQPKTEVSALSWLRRESNEVLPQVRGTYNMPTHLRQLRVITSKLFLQLAKSPAGLLLLAAIALLVSLSMPGNIKAKGVPLWPRTDYVVNYITAPLGDLHTFWILITLLTIFYAGELVWKERETGINEIANAAPVPEWVLFLSRLLALSLMLIVWLALLLMAGIFAQDGIGGAPIELGLYVKALFGLQLVECLLWVLLALFVHVLVNHKYLGHFFALLAFGFIAFAPGLGISHKLLIFGSSPGWSYTSMTGFNLSLEPWLWFKFYWLSWSLLLAVAAKLCWVRGREVGLKSRFRLGRRRITRSTIIVATVAVAGILLFGGFIFYNTNVHNNYLTSSEMAELRARYEQRYKKYARIPQPQQASTSLHIEIYPEKREAIVRGTYLLVNHHQDSIDSVHVSIAPGVETKAITFNQPTTRVLEDNVLGYQVYTLAKPLQPGDSLQLGFEVQVGQRGFSNNGADASITPNSTNFRNYEWLPAIGYQSYRELDNAEARAKYGLVPRPATASLYDVAARLNAPFAERITFDAVVGTDKGQIVVAPGTLRQTWTKGARRYFHYATDAPIRNEYSFFSANYAVYEGRWKDVAIQIYHDPEQSHNLARIVRSVQASLAYYSRQFGPYPHHTIRFVSDPGYEFGNHAAPINITTKEGFFLMNPDADPRKFDLVSAVVAHEVAHQWWGNQLDPALVEGAGLLSESLAWYSAMGVLEDKYGAEQLQRLLSFLREEYDNPHTQAAVPLLQANDWYQNYRKGPFALYALSQYIGREKVNKAIRHLLEKNKSGKPPLPTSLDLYRELQAATPDSLQYLLHDLFKENTFWELKTRQTRAKQIKPDIWQVTLEVQARKFKVDSIGVETMLPLNDWIEVGVFGTAKAGKEQGEMLSLKKYLFHSAKQKITLLVPGRPSQAGIDPRYLLIDWDIKDNIADVKMLR; encoded by the coding sequence ATGAAGTTTCGGAAAATTTTCCAGCTAGAATTTACCTACCAGGTTCGCCGGGCCACTACCTGGCTTTACTTTGCTGTAATGTTAGTATTCGCTTATATGTGGGTAATAGGCAATTACATCCATGATGCGCGCGACGGTTATTTCTTACTCAATGCGCCTATCGTTATAGCGGCCGTTACCGTGCTTTGCAGTCTCTTCTGGCTTCCGGTAGGCGCATCGGTGGCGGGCGATGCGGCGGCACGAGATGTGCAGACCCGTATGCATTCCCTTACCTACACTGCCCCCGCCGGTAAAGCTAACTACCTGGGAGGTCGGTTCCTGGCCGCCTTCGCTCTCAATACCTGCATCATGTTAGGCGTACCGGTGGGTATCCTGCTCGGGATGCACTTTTCCGGGGTAGAAGCTGAGATCCTGGGCCCCTTCCGAACGGCTGCTTACCTGACTGTTTTTTTCTATATCTTAATCCCTAACGCATTTTATGCGACGGCCATCCAGTTCTCGCTGGCAGCCCTATCCCGTCGGGCGATGGTTAGTTACCTGGGGGGAGCCCTCCTGTTTGCGGCCGCCTTTCTCTTTGGTCAGTTCCTGCAGAATGCGGGGGAATGGGGAAATCTGATAGATCCTGTCAATTTTACCCCGGTTATGAGCCTTCTGTCAAATGAATGGACCCCACTGGAGAAAAGTACGCGCTTGTTCCAACCAGAGGGCTCCCTGCTTTGGAACCGCTTCCTATGGTTTGGGATCTCACTGGGTATGCTGGCGCTTACCTACTTCCGTTTTCAATTCCATACTCCTGAAACAGGCAAAAAGCGCAAGAAAACTGATCAACCAAAAACTGAGGTGTCGGCTCTATCGTGGCTGCGGCGGGAATCGAATGAAGTGCTGCCGCAGGTGCGGGGAACGTATAACATGCCTACTCATTTGCGGCAATTGCGTGTTATCACCAGTAAATTATTCTTACAGCTCGCAAAGAGCCCTGCCGGTCTTCTCTTATTAGCTGCCATTGCGCTGTTGGTGAGTTTGTCCATGCCCGGCAATATAAAGGCCAAAGGCGTACCACTGTGGCCCAGAACTGATTATGTGGTTAACTATATAACGGCACCACTGGGCGATCTCCACACCTTCTGGATCCTGATCACGCTGCTTACTATTTTTTATGCCGGAGAACTGGTCTGGAAAGAGAGAGAAACAGGTATAAACGAGATTGCGAATGCGGCCCCAGTGCCGGAGTGGGTGCTGTTCCTGAGCAGGTTGCTGGCGTTAAGTTTGATGCTCATTGTGTGGTTGGCATTGCTGTTGATGGCAGGAATTTTTGCACAGGATGGTATAGGTGGCGCGCCAATCGAGCTCGGGCTATATGTAAAAGCACTTTTTGGGCTTCAGTTAGTAGAATGTCTGCTCTGGGTCCTACTTGCACTTTTTGTCCATGTACTGGTCAATCATAAATACCTGGGCCATTTTTTTGCCCTGCTTGCCTTTGGGTTTATCGCGTTTGCTCCTGGTCTCGGCATCAGCCACAAGTTGCTCATCTTTGGGTCCAGCCCAGGTTGGTCGTATACCAGTATGACCGGTTTTAACTTGTCGCTGGAACCGTGGCTATGGTTTAAATTCTACTGGTTATCGTGGTCGCTGCTGCTGGCTGTAGCGGCAAAACTTTGCTGGGTGCGGGGCCGGGAAGTGGGGTTAAAGTCGCGCTTCCGCTTAGGTCGCCGTCGCATCACCCGGTCCACCATCATAGTAGCCACGGTGGCGGTAGCGGGTATACTTCTGTTTGGAGGCTTCATCTTCTATAACACCAATGTCCACAACAATTACCTGACTTCATCTGAAATGGCGGAGCTGCGTGCCAGGTATGAGCAGCGGTATAAAAAGTACGCCCGTATTCCGCAGCCCCAACAGGCAAGTACGTCTTTGCATATAGAGATCTATCCCGAGAAGCGGGAGGCAATTGTTCGAGGTACTTACTTGCTCGTGAACCATCATCAGGACTCGATCGATTCTGTACATGTGAGTATAGCGCCGGGAGTTGAAACAAAAGCCATTACCTTTAATCAGCCTACTACCCGGGTACTGGAAGATAATGTACTGGGGTACCAGGTTTATACTCTGGCAAAGCCGCTCCAGCCCGGTGACTCCTTGCAACTCGGCTTTGAAGTGCAGGTGGGGCAACGCGGTTTTTCTAACAACGGGGCAGATGCCTCGATAACCCCAAACAGCACCAATTTTCGAAATTATGAATGGCTACCTGCTATTGGCTATCAGTCTTACCGCGAATTAGATAACGCAGAAGCCAGAGCTAAATATGGATTAGTGCCCCGCCCCGCTACTGCTTCCCTTTATGATGTAGCGGCCCGTCTAAACGCTCCGTTTGCCGAAAGAATCACATTTGACGCGGTAGTGGGTACGGACAAAGGTCAAATAGTCGTCGCACCGGGTACCTTGCGCCAGACATGGACAAAAGGAGCCCGCCGCTACTTCCATTATGCTACGGATGCGCCTATCCGGAACGAATACAGTTTTTTCTCGGCCAACTACGCCGTGTATGAAGGCCGGTGGAAAGATGTCGCTATCCAGATCTACCATGACCCGGAGCAATCCCATAATCTGGCGCGCATAGTGCGGAGCGTGCAAGCTTCTTTAGCTTATTACAGCAGGCAATTCGGCCCGTATCCACACCATACCATCCGGTTTGTATCTGACCCGGGGTACGAGTTTGGAAACCATGCCGCCCCGATCAATATCACGACTAAGGAAGGGTTCTTTCTCATGAACCCGGATGCTGATCCACGAAAATTTGATCTGGTGTCGGCGGTGGTGGCACATGAAGTGGCGCACCAGTGGTGGGGCAATCAGCTTGATCCGGCACTGGTAGAAGGAGCAGGGTTGCTTTCCGAGAGCCTGGCGTGGTACTCGGCCATGGGAGTGCTGGAAGATAAGTATGGCGCGGAGCAACTGCAGCGGCTGTTAAGTTTCCTGCGGGAAGAGTATGATAACCCACATACCCAGGCTGCTGTACCATTGCTCCAGGCCAATGACTGGTATCAAAACTATCGCAAAGGCCCCTTTGCTTTGTATGCTTTAAGCCAGTATATCGGCAGAGAAAAGGTAAACAAAGCCATTCGGCATTTACTCGAAAAGAACAAATCAGGAAAACCTCCGCTGCCGACTTCACTTGATCTTTACCGGGAGCTGCAGGCAGCAACTCCTGACTCGCTTCAATATTTGCTGCACGATCTTTTCAAAGAAAATACATTCTGGGAGCTTAAGACAAGGCAAACTAGGGCAAAGCAGATCAAGCCCGATATCTGGCAGGTAACATTAGAAGTACAAGCACGCAAGTTTAAGGTAGACAGTATAGGAGTAGAGACGATGTTACCGCTGAACGATTGGATAGAAGTTGGGGTATTTGGAACTGCCAAAGCAGGAAAAGAGCAGGGCGAAATGCTTTCCCTGAAGAAGTATCTGTTCCATTCAGCTAAGCAGAAAATCACGTTACTGGTGCCAGGCAGGCCCAGTCAGGCAGGAATAGACCCTCGCTACCTGCTAATCGACTGGGACATCAAGGATAATATAGCGGATGTGAAAATGTTAAGATGA
- a CDS encoding sensor histidine kinase — MNTIKKEQLEKQAVETELHYLKSQINPHFLFNTLNNIHTLVYKQAPTAPEAVMRLASLMRYMIYESNVVTVPLSREINYLQDYVSLQQLRYKKSPVVALIVEGNIASGHIAPLLFIHFLENAYKHSPARLEPGAIKVHLALKENTLTLCIQNPIGSRPGNALEEPGGIGLPNVQKRLALLYPNQHTLEISSTDELFTVTLEIQNLQLQAHEREADLLYN; from the coding sequence ATGAATACCATCAAAAAAGAGCAATTAGAAAAGCAAGCCGTGGAGACAGAACTGCATTATCTGAAGTCACAGATAAACCCGCATTTTTTATTCAATACACTAAATAACATCCATACCTTAGTTTACAAACAAGCTCCAACTGCGCCCGAAGCCGTCATGCGATTGGCTTCCTTAATGCGTTACATGATCTATGAATCCAACGTCGTAACGGTACCCCTTTCCAGGGAGATCAATTACCTGCAGGATTATGTAAGTTTGCAGCAACTCCGGTATAAGAAGAGCCCGGTTGTAGCGCTTATAGTAGAAGGTAACATCGCATCCGGCCACATTGCACCGCTCTTGTTTATTCACTTCCTGGAAAATGCTTACAAACACAGTCCGGCCCGATTAGAACCTGGCGCTATAAAAGTGCACCTTGCCTTAAAAGAAAACACCCTCACCTTATGTATTCAGAATCCTATTGGCAGCAGACCGGGCAATGCGTTAGAAGAACCCGGCGGCATTGGCTTACCTAATGTGCAGAAACGCCTGGCTTTACTTTACCCAAACCAGCATACCCTGGAGATAAGCAGTACAGACGAGCTATTTACAGTAACGTTAGAAATACAGAATCTACAGCTACAAGCCCATGAAAGAGAAGCTGACCTGCTATATAATTGA